In Solanum pennellii chromosome 7, SPENNV200, the following are encoded in one genomic region:
- the LOC107024302 gene encoding uncharacterized protein LOC107024302 isoform X1, with amino-acid sequence MSPSWKEICIKCDKGGEVLVCADSCCPIAVHVRCMGCPARFDDLGKFYCPYCLYRQSIARFHQAKGYVLSKKQALDAFIDKEMMDKVREVPSILSKSTCERSDEPLPEKKSDVPESNCDQQWVVGQKILAGPAVNCGSKPSVRTSSKATSTNFRVLEAGNGIQVNDLLEVGEDQLEKSVEDHHKDGLLSNSSVAEEEILGNELVLEEPKRNSTKIAGEQMTKVDQTTAVVIHTDPLLQQHLHGKRRAETLDLTCRKSKRFSTQRKCGKQINKVRDEHMLTDSPRMLTRKSASLLENDNAAVMFVQVKKPSTLLDILPNGKRKRVLWRHEEEEMIEEGVQKFSSKVNKNTPWRKILDFGHHVFDHSRTPTDLKDKWKQMCSKHGGRV; translated from the exons ATGAGCCCGTCATGGAaagaaatttgtataaaatgtgaTAAAGGTGGAGAAGTGTTGGTTTGTGCTGATAGTTGTTGTCCTATAGCAGTTCATGTAAGGTGCATGGGTTGTCCAGCTAGATTTGATGATTTGGGAAAATTCTACTGCCCCTATTGTCTGTATAGGCAATCAATTGCAAGATTTCATCAAGCAAAGGGGTATGTTTTGTCAAAAAAACAAGCTCTGGATGCTTTCATAGATAAGGAAATGATGGACAAGGTCAGAGAGGTGCCATCAATACTAAGCAAATCAACATGTGAAAGGTCTGATGAGCCATTACCAGAAAAGAAGAGTGATGTTCCAGAAAGCAATTGTGATCAACAATGGGTGGTTGGGCAGAAAATACTTGCAGGCCCAGCTGTTAATTGTGGTAGTAAACCTAGTGTTCGTACATCTTCTAAAGCAACATCAACCAATTTTAGAGTTTTAGAAGCTGGAAACGGCATTCAGGTAAATGATCTACTAGAAGTTGGTGAAGACCAACTAGAGAAAAGTGTTGAAGACCACCACAAAGATGGCCTCTTAAGTAACTCTTCTGTTGCTGAAGAGGAAATATTGGGGAATGAACTTGTTCTGGAAGAACCAAAAAGAAACTCCACTAAAATTGCAGGAGAACAGATGACAAAGGTTGATCAAACTACTGCAGTTGTCATACACACAGATCCTTTGTTGCAGCAGCACTTGCACGGTAAAAGAAGAGCTGAAACTTTGGATTTAACATGTAGAAAATCTAAGCGTTTTTCAACACAACGTAAGTGCGGTAAACAGATTAACAAAGTTAGAGATGAGCATATGCTGACTGACTCTCCAAGAATGTTAACTAGGAAATCAGCTTCCTTACTTGAGAATGATAATGCAGCGGTCATGTTTGTGCAAGTTAAAAAGCCTTCCACGTT ACTAGATATCCTTCCAAACGGGAAACGTAAAAGAGTATTATGGCGTCACGAAGAGGAAGAGATGATTGAG GAAGGAGTTCAAAAATTCTCATCCAAAGTAAACAAAAACACCCCATGGAGAAAAATTCTAGACTTTGGTCATCATGTGTTTGATCATTCTCGCACTCCAACTGATCTCAAGGACAAATGGAAACAAATGTGCTCTAAACATGGTGGTCGAGTTTGA
- the LOC107024302 gene encoding uncharacterized protein LOC107024302 isoform X2 has protein sequence MSPSWKEICIKCDKGGEVLVCADSCCPIAVHVRCMGCPARFDDLGKFYCPYCLYRQSIARFHQAKGYVLSKKQALDAFIDKEMMDKVREVPSILSKSTCERSDEPLPEKKSDVPESNCDQQWVVGQKILAGPAVNCGSKPSVRTSSKATSTNFRVLEAGNGIQVNDLLEVGEDQLEKSVEDHHKDGLLSNSSVAEEEILGNELVLEEPKRNSTKIAGEQMTKVDQTTAVVIHTDPLLQQHLHGKRRAETLDLTCRKSKRFSTQRKCGKQINKVRDEHMLTDSPRMLTRKSASLLENDNAAVMFVQVKKPSTLLDILPNGKRKRVLWRHEEEEMIECSGSYCSCQLASLENFE, from the exons ATGAGCCCGTCATGGAaagaaatttgtataaaatgtgaTAAAGGTGGAGAAGTGTTGGTTTGTGCTGATAGTTGTTGTCCTATAGCAGTTCATGTAAGGTGCATGGGTTGTCCAGCTAGATTTGATGATTTGGGAAAATTCTACTGCCCCTATTGTCTGTATAGGCAATCAATTGCAAGATTTCATCAAGCAAAGGGGTATGTTTTGTCAAAAAAACAAGCTCTGGATGCTTTCATAGATAAGGAAATGATGGACAAGGTCAGAGAGGTGCCATCAATACTAAGCAAATCAACATGTGAAAGGTCTGATGAGCCATTACCAGAAAAGAAGAGTGATGTTCCAGAAAGCAATTGTGATCAACAATGGGTGGTTGGGCAGAAAATACTTGCAGGCCCAGCTGTTAATTGTGGTAGTAAACCTAGTGTTCGTACATCTTCTAAAGCAACATCAACCAATTTTAGAGTTTTAGAAGCTGGAAACGGCATTCAGGTAAATGATCTACTAGAAGTTGGTGAAGACCAACTAGAGAAAAGTGTTGAAGACCACCACAAAGATGGCCTCTTAAGTAACTCTTCTGTTGCTGAAGAGGAAATATTGGGGAATGAACTTGTTCTGGAAGAACCAAAAAGAAACTCCACTAAAATTGCAGGAGAACAGATGACAAAGGTTGATCAAACTACTGCAGTTGTCATACACACAGATCCTTTGTTGCAGCAGCACTTGCACGGTAAAAGAAGAGCTGAAACTTTGGATTTAACATGTAGAAAATCTAAGCGTTTTTCAACACAACGTAAGTGCGGTAAACAGATTAACAAAGTTAGAGATGAGCATATGCTGACTGACTCTCCAAGAATGTTAACTAGGAAATCAGCTTCCTTACTTGAGAATGATAATGCAGCGGTCATGTTTGTGCAAGTTAAAAAGCCTTCCACGTT ACTAGATATCCTTCCAAACGGGAAACGTAAAAGAGTATTATGGCGTCACGAAGAGGAAGAGATGATTGAG TGTAGTGGTTCATATTGTTCGTGTCAGTTGGCATCACTGGAGAATTTTGAGTGA
- the LOC107025921 gene encoding glucose-1-phosphate adenylyltransferase small subunit, chloroplastic/amyloplastic yields the protein MAASIGALKSSPSSHNCINERKNDSTRAISSRNLSFSSSHLAGDKLMPVSSLRSQGVRFNVRRSPLIVSPKAVSDSQNSQTCLDPDASRSVLGIILGGGAGTRLYPLTKKRAKPAVPLGANYRLIDIPVSNCLNSNISKIYVLTQFNSASLNRHLSRAYASNMGGYKNEGFVEVLAAQQSPENPDWFQGTADAVRQYLWLFEEHNVLEYLILAGDHLYRMDYEKFIQAHRETDADITVAALPMDEKRATAFGLMKIDEEGRIIEFAEKPQGEQLQAMKVDTTILGLDDKRAKEMPFIASMGIYVISKDVMLNLLRDKFPGANDFGSEVIPGATSLGMRVQAYLYDGYWEDIGTIEAFYNANLGITKKPVPDFSFYDRSAPIYTQPRYLPPSKMLDADVTDSVIGEGCVIKNCKIHHSVVGLRSCISEGAIIEDSLLMGADYYETDADRKLLAAKGSVPIGIGKNCHIKRAIIDKNARIGDNVKIINKDNVQEAARETDGYFIKSGIVTVIKDALIPSGIVI from the exons ATGGCGGCTTCCATTGGAGCCTTAAAATCTTCACCTTCTTCCCACAATTGCATCAATGAGAGAAAAAATGATTCTACACGTGCAATATCCAGCAGAAATCTCTCATTTTCGTCTTCTCATCTCGCCGGAGACAAGTTGATGCCTGTATCGTCCTTACGTTCCCAAGGAGTACGATTCAATGTGAGAAGAAGTCCATTGATTGTGTCGCCTAAGGCTGTTTCTGATTCGCAGAATTCACAGACATGTCTGGACCCAGATGCTAGCAGG AGTGTTTTGGGAATTATTCTTGGAGGTGGAGCTGGGACCCGACTTTATCCTCTAACTAAAAAAAGAGCAAAACCTGCGGTTCCACTTGGAGCAAATTATCGTCTGATTGACATTCCCGTAAGCAATTGCTTGAACAGTAACATATCCAAGATCTATGTTCTCACACAATTCAACTCTGCCTCTCTAAATCGCCACCTTTCACGGGCATATGCTAGCAATATGGGAGGATACAAAAACGAGGGCTTTGTGGAAGTTCTTGCTGCTCAACAAAGTCCGGAGAACCCCGATTGGTTCCAG GGCACTGCCGACGCTGTCAGACAATATCTGTGGTTGTTTGAGGAGCATAATGTTCTTGAATACCTTATACTTGCTGGAGATCATCTGTATCGAATGGATTATGAAAAGTTTATTCAAGCCCACAGGGAAACAGATGCTGATATTACCGTTGCAGCACTGCCAATGGACGAGAAGCGTGCCACTGCATTCGGTCTCATGAAGATTGACGAAGAAGGACGCATTATTGAATTTGCAGAGAAACCGCAAGGAGAGCAATTGCAAGCAATGAAA GTGGATACTACCATTTTAGGTCTTGATGACAAGAGAGCTAAAGAAATGCCTTTTATCGCCAGTATGGGTATATATGTCATTAGCAAAGACGTGATGTTAAACCTACTTCGTGACAAGTTTCCTGGGGCCAATGATTTTGGTAGTGAAGTTATTCCTGGTGCAACTTCACTTGGGATGAGA GTGCAAGCTTATTTATATGATGGGTACTGGGAAGATATTGGTACCATTGAAGCTTTCTACAATGCCAATTTGGGCATTACAAAAAAGCCGGTGCCAGATTTTAG CTTTTACGACCGATCAGCCCCAATCTACACCCAACCTCGATATTTGCCACCATCAAAAATGCTTGATGCCGATGTCACAGATAGTGTCATTGGTGAAGGTTGTGTGATCAAG AACTGTAAGATTCACCATTCTGTGGTTGGGCTCAGATCATGCATATCAGAGGGAGCAATTATAGAAGACTCACTTTTGATGGGGGCAGATTACTACGAG ACTGATGCTGACAGGAAGCTGCTGGCTGCAAAGGGCAGTGTCCCAATTGGCATCGGCAAGAATTGTCACATTAAAAGAGCCATTATCGACAAGAATGCCCGTATAGGGGACAATGTGAAG ATCATTAACAAAGACAACGTTCAAGAAGCGGCTAGGGAAACAGATGGATACTTTATCAAGAGTGGGATTGTCACTGTCATCAAGGATGCTTTGATTCCAAGTGGAATCGTCATTTAA
- the LOC107024290 gene encoding vacuolar cation/proton exchanger 3-like, protein MARDSQFSGEKSHLEMGSLEGRAVLQLEDETLADSKHNDRKTSSMDAAPQISVFDTDTDDVSCKCTWNSILRQMHIVLFSKKLNLLIPCGPLAMLVDMLTDHHGWIFFLSLLGIIPLAERLGWATEQLAFYTGPTVGGLLNATFGNATELIISMYALRRGMIRVVQQSLLGSILSNMLLVLGCAFFAGGIAHSTKDQLFDKGIAVMNSGLLLMAVMGLLFPAVLHFTHTELHFGKSELALSRFSSCVMLVAYGAYLFYQLTSQNSFYMPLAEEGGENDESLEEEEAPEISKWGSIIWLSILTLWIAVLSGYVVNAVEGASVAMSIPVAFISVILLPIVGNAAEHAGAVVFAVKDKLDISLGVAIGSSTQIAMFGIPFCVVVGWIMGRPMDLNFQLFETATLFMSVLVVAFMLQDGTSNYFKGLMLLLCYLIVAASFFVHIDPEAIQDKPKKT, encoded by the exons ATGGCTAGAGATTCACAATTTTCAGGGGAAAAATCCCATCTTGaa ATGGGATCACTAGAAGGAAGAGCGGTACTTCAGCTTGAGGATGAGACTCTTGCGGACTCTAAGCATAATGATAGGAAGACATCTTCTATGGATGCCGCTCCTCAGATATCCGTTTTTGATACTGATACAGATGATGTCAGTTGTAAATGTACGTGGAATAGTATACTAAGGCAGATGCACATAGTTTTGTTCTCCAAGAAGTTAAACCTACTTATTCCGTGTGGTCCTTTAGCAATGCTCGTTGATATGTTAACTGATCATCAC GGATGGATCTTTTTTCTTAGCTTGTTAGGAATCATACCCCTTGCAGAGCGTTTAGGTTGGGCGACAGA GCAGCTGGCTTTCTATACAGGACCAACAG TTGGAGGACTTTTAAATGCAACTTTTGGCAACGCAACAGAGCTAATAATATCAATGTATGCACTGAGAAGGGGTATGATTCGGGTGGTTCAACAGTCATTATTAGGATCAATACTGTCGAATATGTTACTAGTGCTTGGATGTGCATTTTTTGCTGGTGGAATCGCTCATTCTACTAAGGACCAGCTTTTTGACAAG GGAATTGCAGTGATGAATTCGGGGTTGCTCCTAATGGCAGTGATGGGCCTACTGTTCCCTGCTGTCCTACATTTTACACACACTGAGTTGCATTTTGGGAAGTCAGAGCTGGCACTTTCCCGGTTTAGCAGCTGCGTAATGCTTGTAGCATACGGTGCATACCTGTTTTATCAGCTGACTAGTCAGAATAGTTTTTACATGCCACTTGCTGAG GAAGGGGGTGAGAATGACGAGAGCCTAGAAGAGGAAGAAGCTCCTGAGATATCAAAATGGGGGTCAATTATATGGCTTTCGATTTTGACACTATGGATCGCAGTCTTGTCAGGATACGTGGTTAATGCCGTAGAG GGGGCATCAGTTGCTATGAGTATTCCTGTGGCATTTATAAGTGTCATACTGCTACCGATTGTTGGAAATGCAGCTGAACATGCTGGTGCTGTCGTGTTTGCAGTCAAAGACAAGCTT GACATCTCTTTGGGAGTAGCAATAGGCTCATCAACGCAGATTGCCATGTTTGGG ATCCCCTTCTGCGTGGTGGTTGGATGGATTATGGGTCGTCCTATGGATTTGAATTTTCAGTTATTTGAAACAGCCACGCTTTTCATGAGTGTCCTTGTTGTAGCATTCATGCTGCAG GATGGAACTTCCAATTACTTTAAAGGACTCATGCTCCTTCTTTGCTATTTGATAGTCGCTGCAAGCTTCTTTGTGCATATAGATCCAGAGGCTATAC AGGACAAGCCCAAAAAAACATAA